In Gossypium raimondii isolate GPD5lz chromosome 12, ASM2569854v1, whole genome shotgun sequence, a single window of DNA contains:
- the LOC105764645 gene encoding uncharacterized protein LOC105764645, protein MGDHLVLCVDRLITPESLQSMQETEAAGSSGESSSQSSDPNACAIGVKEVEEHGCCDEEEPLIQTAECRICQEEDCIKNLETPCACNGSLKFAHRKCVQHWCNEKGDITCEICHQPYQPGYTAPPPPPQSEDATIDISEGWTISGAPLDLRDPRILAMAAAERHLLEADYDEYAESNASGAAFCRSAVLILMALLLLRHALYLTAGDGDDDASAFFSLFMLRAAGFLLPCYIMAWAISILQRRRQRQEAAALAATEVAFMIQAGQRRGLFTIAPGPAAAAHQEPLQ, encoded by the exons atggGTGATCATCTGGTTTTATGTGTGGACCGTCTTATAACACCTGAAAGTTTGCAATCAATGCAAGAAACTGAGGCTGCAGGATCTTCCGGTGAAAGTTCTTCTCAATCCTCTGACCCAAATGCTTGTGCTATTGGTGTTAAGGAAGTGGAAGAACATGGTTGCTGTGATGAAGAAGAACCACTTATACAGACAGCTGAATGCCGTATCTGCCAGGAGGAGGACTGCATTAAGAATTTGGAGACTCCTTGTGCTTGTAATGGTAGCCTGAAG TTTGCTCACAGGAAATGTGTTCAGCATTGGTGTAATGAGAAAGGTGATATAACTTGTGAGATCTGTCATCAG CCTTACCAACCAGGATATACtgcaccaccaccaccacctcaGTCAGAGGATGCTACAATTGATATCAG TGAGGGTTGGACAATCTCTGGTGCACCTTTGGATTTGCGTGATCCTCGGATTTTAGCCATGGCAGCTGCAGAGCGCCATCTTTTGGAGGCAGATTATGATGAATATGCTGAGTCCAATGCTAGTGGAGCTGCATTTTGCCGGTCTGCGGTCCTAATT TTAATGGCTCTTCTACTCTTAAGGCATGCTCTGTACCTAACTGCTGGAGATGGGGATGATGATGCATCTGCATTTTTCTCT CTTTTCATGCTTCGCGCTGCTGGCTTTCTTCTCCCATGTTACATCATGGCCTGGGCCATCAGCATATTGCAGCGCCGAAGGCAGAGACAG GAAGCAGCAGCTCTTGCGGCAACTGAAGTTGCATTTATGATACAAGCCGGACAACGTCGTGGTCTGTTCACTATAGCACCGGGACCTGCAGCAGCTGCTCACCAGGAGCCACTTCAATAA